The region GGGGGCGTATTTCCTTTCTAAATCATTGCTGGAAAGCAAAGATAACAAACAGTTTGTCTCAGCCTTTAAATCCAAAGTTCTTATGTATCTGTATGAAGACGCTGCCAAAATGAAGAGAGATCAAATATTCTTTGCAGCCGGCAAACGCTATTCTGAAATTTGCAAGAAATTTGATACAGATGGAATACAAGTATTTAACAATGACATTCAGAACAAATATAAAGAACTGAAGTCACAGAGTGACGAACAGAATAAGGAATAATGGAAGCAAAATATAAGCCAATATATCTGCATGAAGGGCAATATTTGTTGTCTGAATTACAAAATGCCCTTAACAATAGCGCTGACATTACCAAAAAACTGATAGCCAAAATAAAAGAGTTTGGTATTCTTCGGCGCATACGTAAACAATCAAGTGATAAAGATATTTCTGAACTTGCCGATGCAGATTATGTTGTTACTGACACTAAAGATGACGATGTCTATGTCGTCAAATTTGTTGGTATTGTTATCGTAGATAGTGTGGTCTTAATCTGTTATCCTAAATATCTTCCTCGCCAAGACCCTTCTAAAGAGACTGTCTGTCAAATTTTCCGGGTTCTTGCAAAATACAACAACTCAACAGAACAAAATCTCAATATGTTTGATGAAAATACAGATGGTATGACAAATCTGCTTACTGTTATGTTGTTTCTTTTGCATGATTATTTTGAGAACGGCATTTACGATAACAACAAGCAAATTATCGAAACAAACGGCAGCGGTGAAATTTTCTGGGATAAGACTATCAACGAAACCTTGGCTCTGTTGAAAAATAACAGACCCTATTACACAGAATTGAAAACCAGAAAACACCTCTCTACTGTTGATAGTTATTTTGCAAGGCTGCATAAATGCGTGCTGAATGAAATTTCAAGAGATTTATTTGAGTCTGGAGTGTCTGAACTTTTAGGGATTCCTGAAATTATGTTTGACGAGGAAGAACGAAACTGTTTCGGTGAAACTGAGTATATTTTGTACCGGCTTGAAAATGAATTAAAAGAACAGTTTAATACACGCAAGCAGCATGTGCTGAAAGCGCTGCATTCGTATATTAAGTGTGAAAATAAATATGGCGATACTGACGCTTTTTGCATGTACGGCACAAATGCTTTCAATATGGTGTGGGAAAAGGTTTGCGCTGAAGTGTTTAATAATAAACTGAACACGTCAATCTCTGCAATTCCGGAAATATATGACAAACTGCAGGAGAAAAACACCGAGAAACTAATACGTATAATTGACAAGCCAGTGTGGCATTTTGAAAATATTCCCTATGACAAAGTTGAAACCTTAAAACCTGATATTGTATGTATTGAAAGCGACAAATTTATTATTCTTGATGCAAAATATTATCTTCTTAAAAACGACGGGAATAAAATATCT is a window of Candidatus Equadaptatus faecalis DNA encoding:
- a CDS encoding LlaJI family restriction endonuclease, producing the protein MEAKYKPIYLHEGQYLLSELQNALNNSADITKKLIAKIKEFGILRRIRKQSSDKDISELADADYVVTDTKDDDVYVVKFVGIVIVDSVVLICYPKYLPRQDPSKETVCQIFRVLAKYNNSTEQNLNMFDENTDGMTNLLTVMLFLLHDYFENGIYDNNKQIIETNGSGEIFWDKTINETLALLKNNRPYYTELKTRKHLSTVDSYFARLHKCVLNEISRDLFESGVSELLGIPEIMFDEEERNCFGETEYILYRLENELKEQFNTRKQHVLKALHSYIKCENKYGDTDAFCMYGTNAFNMVWEKVCAEVFNNKLNTSISAIPEIYDKLQEKNTEKLIRIIDKPVWHFENIPYDKVETLKPDIVCIESDKFIILDAKYYLLKNDGNKISGNPGIESITKQYLYNLAFQKYFDGKNINMQFENYFVFPKFGKPPDGKTTVCFDIFKNEPLNLPDINVVFIEPEKLYVHYLNNERVSFSKFIEAELGS